The following coding sequences are from one Acidimicrobiales bacterium window:
- a CDS encoding NADH-quinone oxidoreductase subunit K, protein MSLVLAVSAAALFSLGTWLLLQRSLSRIIIGLGLLGHGANLLLMLSGQRRGVAPFVGSIGSSRPADPMPQALALTAIVISFGVTAFLLALAYRSWQLTGDDLVEDDVEDRRIAREGEGAVDEEVVDQEALSAATVDADSGGETTGEEG, encoded by the coding sequence ATGAGCCTCGTGCTCGCCGTCAGCGCGGCGGCCCTCTTCTCGCTCGGCACCTGGCTGCTGCTCCAGCGCAGCCTGAGCCGCATCATCATCGGGCTCGGCCTGCTCGGCCACGGCGCCAACCTGCTCCTGATGCTCTCGGGTCAACGGCGGGGCGTCGCCCCCTTCGTCGGCTCGATCGGCTCGAGCCGCCCCGCCGACCCGATGCCGCAGGCACTGGCCCTCACCGCCATCGTGATCTCGTTCGGCGTGACGGCCTTCCTGCTGGCGCTGGCCTACCGCAGTTGGCAGCTCACCGGCGACGACCTGGTCGAGGACGACGTCGAGGATCGACGCATCGCCCGGGAGGGCGAAGGTGCCGTCGACGAGGAGGTCGTGGACCAGGAGGCGCTGTCGGCCGCGACCGTCGACGCCGACAGCGGCGGCGAGACGACCGGGGAGGAGGGGTGA
- a CDS encoding Na+/H+ antiporter subunit D: MRVLLPLPVVLPLLGAGLSMAAARRRWLQRAIGIGVLSITTAVSVAILVGVDQDGPAAAFMGGWEAPVGISLVADRFSALLLAVASPVLVAVLIFAIGQPGTEREQPGFHPVYLVLAAGVALSFLTGDLFNLFVAFEMMLTASYVLITIGGRADQVRSGMTYVVINLVASVLFVGMLGLLYAALGTVNMADLAEGMGSLSPSLRLAFALMMFVVFGIKAAVFPLFFWLPDSYPTAPTAVTAVFAGLLTKVGVYCIIRTQTLIVPEADRPIGFLLVIAGLTMVIGVLGAIAQNDMKRILSFHIVSQIGYMILGLALFTVAGVAAAILFVVNQIVLKSTLLLSAGMVDHSAGSAQLTRIGGLARKFPVLGWIFLLPALSLAGIPPFSGFVAKLAVVEAGFDEKAWAVVAASLAVSVLTLYSMTKIWGGAFWGTPEVVLEPGDAATARFGGTVPMVVSTGALVVGTVALALFAGPLYELCQRAAVDLLDPVAYRTAVLG; this comes from the coding sequence ATGCGCGTCCTGTTGCCGCTGCCCGTGGTCCTCCCGCTGTTGGGGGCCGGGCTCTCCATGGCGGCGGCACGGCGGCGGTGGCTCCAGCGGGCCATCGGGATCGGTGTGCTCAGCATCACAACTGCGGTCTCGGTCGCCATCCTCGTGGGGGTCGATCAGGACGGTCCCGCCGCGGCGTTCATGGGGGGCTGGGAGGCGCCGGTCGGCATCTCGCTCGTGGCCGACCGCTTCAGCGCGCTGCTCCTCGCCGTTGCGTCGCCCGTGCTCGTGGCCGTGCTCATCTTCGCCATCGGCCAGCCCGGGACCGAGCGCGAGCAGCCCGGCTTCCACCCCGTCTACCTCGTGCTGGCCGCGGGGGTCGCCCTGTCGTTCCTCACCGGTGACCTGTTCAACCTGTTCGTGGCCTTCGAGATGATGCTCACCGCGAGCTACGTGCTGATCACCATCGGCGGGCGCGCCGACCAGGTGCGGTCGGGCATGACCTACGTGGTCATCAACCTCGTGGCGTCGGTGCTGTTCGTGGGGATGCTCGGCCTGCTGTACGCCGCGCTGGGCACCGTGAACATGGCCGACCTGGCCGAGGGCATGGGGTCGTTGTCGCCCAGCCTCCGCCTCGCGTTCGCCCTGATGATGTTCGTGGTCTTCGGGATCAAGGCCGCGGTCTTCCCTCTCTTCTTCTGGCTACCCGACAGCTACCCGACGGCGCCGACCGCGGTCACGGCCGTGTTCGCAGGCCTACTCACCAAGGTCGGCGTCTACTGCATCATCCGGACCCAGACGCTGATCGTGCCGGAAGCGGATCGACCCATCGGCTTCCTGCTCGTCATCGCCGGGCTCACCATGGTGATCGGCGTCCTCGGCGCCATCGCCCAGAACGACATGAAGCGCATCTTGAGCTTCCACATCGTCAGCCAGATCGGGTACATGATCCTCGGCCTCGCCCTGTTCACCGTGGCTGGCGTCGCCGCCGCCATCTTGTTCGTGGTCAACCAGATCGTCCTCAAGAGCACCCTGCTGCTGAGCGCCGGAATGGTCGACCACTCCGCCGGCTCGGCCCAGCTGACGCGCATCGGCGGCCTGGCCCGGAAGTTCCCGGTGCTCGGCTGGATCTTCCTGCTGCCGGCGCTGAGCCTCGCCGGCATCCCGCCGTTCTCCGGCTTCGTGGCCAAGCTGGCCGTGGTCGAGGCCGGCTTCGACGAGAAGGCGTGGGCCGTGGTCGCGGCCAGCCTGGCCGTGAGCGTCCTGACCCTCTACTCCATGACCAAGATCTGGGGCGGCGCCTTCTGGGGCACGCCCGAGGTGGTGCTCGAGCCCGGTGACGCGGCCACGGCGCGCTTCGGTGGCACCGTCCCGATGGTGGTGTCCACCGGCGCCCTGGTGGTGGGCACGGTGGCCCTGGCCCTGTTCGCCGGGCCCCTCTACGAGCTCTGCCAACGGGCGGCGGTCGACCTGCTCGACCCCGTCGCCTACCGGACGGCGGTCCTCGGATGA
- a CDS encoding Na+/H+ antiporter subunit E encodes MSGGRVTAGRAVIATWLTVMWVLLWGDLSLANVLTGVVVAVGLVLVFPPATSNDDPIVVRPVAAISFLVWFLWQLVITNVAVAREVLLPRTRSQIRPAVVAVRLRTRSGRLATIIANAITLTPGTLTIDARGRPALLYVHVLSFTDEASAVADVEDLERRAVRAFGTAEDVARVCGDPAVLDGAGSAGGSEGSGGSDGSDGSDGSDGSDGEASP; translated from the coding sequence ATGAGCGGGGGCCGCGTCACCGCCGGCCGGGCCGTGATCGCCACGTGGTTGACGGTCATGTGGGTGCTGCTGTGGGGCGACCTGAGCCTGGCCAACGTGCTGACCGGCGTGGTCGTGGCCGTCGGGCTCGTCCTCGTCTTTCCGCCGGCGACCTCCAACGACGACCCGATCGTCGTGCGCCCCGTGGCCGCAATCTCGTTCCTGGTGTGGTTCCTCTGGCAGTTGGTCATCACCAACGTGGCAGTGGCGCGCGAGGTGCTCTTGCCCCGGACCCGGTCGCAGATCCGCCCCGCCGTGGTCGCCGTGCGGCTGCGCACCCGGTCCGGTCGCCTCGCCACCATCATCGCCAACGCCATCACCTTGACCCCGGGGACCCTCACCATCGACGCCCGCGGCCGACCGGCGCTGTTGTACGTGCACGTCCTCTCCTTCACCGACGAGGCCTCCGCGGTCGCCGACGTGGAGGACCTCGAGCGACGTGCCGTGCGCGCCTTCGGGACCGCCGAGGACGTGGCCCGGGTCTGTGGCGACCCCGCAGTGCTCGACGGCGCCGGCAGTGCGGGCGGGTCGGAGGGATCGGGCGGGTCGGATGGGTCGGATGGGTCGGATGGGTCGGATGGGTCGGATGGGGAGGCCTCGCCGTGA
- a CDS encoding monovalent cation/H(+) antiporter subunit G has translation MSDVVGSFLILVGAAFGALSGIGQVRFSDLMTRMHIATKPGTLGLLLVATGAMFHINSAGAITLLVLTIILQFVTAPVSAHLVGRAAHRHGDWERDDVVIDHLAEDDQL, from the coding sequence GTGAGCGACGTCGTCGGGAGCTTCCTCATCCTGGTGGGGGCCGCCTTCGGCGCCCTGTCGGGCATCGGCCAGGTCCGCTTCAGCGACCTGATGACCCGCATGCACATCGCCACGAAGCCGGGCACGCTCGGCCTTCTCCTGGTGGCCACCGGGGCCATGTTCCACATCAACAGCGCCGGCGCCATCACCCTGCTCGTGCTCACCATCATCTTGCAGTTCGTCACCGCGCCCGTGTCGGCGCACCTGGTCGGCCGGGCCGCGCACCGCCACGGCGACTGGGAGCGTGACGACGTCGTGATCGACCACCTGGCCGAGGACGACCAGCTCTGA